A stretch of DNA from Actinomycetota bacterium:
CCTGCTCGCGGGACGGCCCGACTACGAGGCGATCCTCGACCGGTACCGGGTGGACTCGGTGCTGTGGGAGAAGAAGCTCCCCCTGGCTGTGGTGTTGCGGGCGGACCGACGTTGGAGGGTCGTCCACATCACCAGGTCGTGGGTCGTCGTCACGCGCGCCGGTCGCGGACCTCGCTGACGCCGCGGCGAGGAAGCGTTCCGGGACGCGCGAGACGGGGGTGCTCTCCCGAGCACCCCCGTCCCTCGTACTGCGTTGACTGCGGGTCAGGCTATGAGCCGCCGATCGAGCCGCCGACCTGGCTGAACTTGGTCGAGGCGTTGTTTCCGAGCAGCGTGATGGCGGCGATGCACACCACGGCGATCAGGGCGACGAGGAGCGCGTACTCCACGAGGCTGGCGCCCTTCTCGTCATCGGCGACGTTGAACTTGGCCTGCAGATAGTGCCAAACGGCAACCAGATCCATTTTCTTGTGTCTCTCCTGTGTCG
This window harbors:
- a CDS encoding Flp family type IVb pilin translates to MDLVAVWHYLQAKFNVADDEKGASLVEYALLVALIAVVCIAAITLLGNNASTKFSQVGGSIGGS